A genomic region of Leptotrichia massiliensis contains the following coding sequences:
- a CDS encoding RnfABCDGE type electron transport complex subunit D — MFRSKKKELQENMTKINIDILISLIPMLLVAFFVYEITPILVILSSVITAELAEIIFSFFIQKNRDSLKELSGITIGALTGFVLAPFTPLYVAAFAGAMATIFGKIIYRGTDKKIFNPVILGKLFVFTFFPAVLAPNSPAWTDAEGMRIASDNVSGLASLVLINRGIIGELSIAAMVIGAIYLIYRTKMTWHIPVSFFVTIFFGYYITSSNNVNVVTTLGEIIFMGIFVLTDTFTTPRHGLGKVFFGFLAGLSTIIFWFLGIQTEAIIYSVLILNPFTRPINTIFKPNVFGDEAVSFAEIIQGLGFAIIIVLLAFAVSYLHKFGFVPYIVYIYVVYGIWRLYNNR; from the coding sequence ATGTTTAGAAGTAAGAAAAAAGAGTTACAAGAAAATATGACAAAAATAAATATAGATATTTTAATATCTCTAATTCCAATGTTACTTGTAGCATTTTTTGTCTATGAAATAACCCCTATTTTAGTGATTTTATCATCTGTGATTACAGCTGAACTAGCAGAAATAATATTTTCATTTTTCATACAAAAAAATAGAGATTCTTTGAAAGAACTTTCTGGAATTACAATAGGAGCCTTGACAGGGTTTGTGCTTGCACCATTTACACCACTTTATGTGGCAGCATTTGCAGGAGCAATGGCAACAATATTTGGAAAAATTATATATAGAGGAACTGATAAAAAGATTTTTAATCCGGTGATTTTAGGAAAATTATTTGTATTTACATTCTTTCCAGCTGTTCTTGCACCAAATTCCCCAGCCTGGACTGATGCAGAAGGTATGAGAATCGCCAGCGATAATGTTTCAGGATTAGCTTCATTAGTATTGATAAATAGAGGAATAATAGGAGAACTTTCAATAGCTGCAATGGTTATTGGAGCTATTTATTTAATCTATCGAACAAAAATGACTTGGCATATACCAGTATCGTTTTTTGTTACTATTTTCTTTGGATATTATATTACTTCAAGCAATAATGTTAATGTTGTAACTACTTTGGGAGAAATTATCTTTATGGGTATTTTCGTTCTGACAGATACTTTCACTACTCCTAGACATGGACTTGGAAAAGTATTTTTTGGATTTTTAGCTGGGCTTTCTACAATCATATTCTGGTTTTTAGGAATTCAAACTGAAGCAATTATTTATTCCGTATTAATTTTAAATCCTTTCACAAGACCAATAAACACGATATTTAAACCAAATGTTTTTGGTGATGAAGCAGTTTCGTTTGCAGAAATTATACAGGGGCTTGGTTTTGCGATTATTATAGTTTTACTTGCTTTCGCTGTTTCATATTTACATAAGTTTGGATTTGTGCCATATATTGTTTATATTTATGTAGTTTATGGAATATGGCGATTGTACAACAACAGATAA
- the mfd gene encoding transcription-repair coupling factor has translation MNFNLSFLNKIEKLKNKKMDILQSENNFYRGAIPWFLLCSEKKKIIYISTSNRNLENYHAMLENYYEMSEKQQDILMKKSKTGKKNIKESKKKLEDEKIIDIFENISQNKEDITGINIRLLDILKNQEKFILFVNLQITLDIFFEKVKFFSFEIGKEYIFSKIVEFLVENGYENSYLIQKKGQYSRRGDILDIFPPDLEHPVRLEFFGDELESIRVFDIDSQISVEKMEEIKIFGNLLSGNNYELIEFIDELRAEDVTIVIENEELLDYKMEEFILLDRSREETYRKRYENLKKKSIFVQTKNFSQEQIETFRDKNRLEKLSKIEDIYIFTNNYEKKMAEFGQILTEKENNLEIEKYELFEGFIFNDNSENPDNKNRKNNFIVLTDRELDGYIYERKKKTAKAIKYKKVNQIIEGDYVIHVQYGVGIYKGIQTMEEQDYLKIKYADEDILYIPVEKLDRLEKYVSNDTEPQLFRLGTRGFKRKRKKLEEDIQKFAAELIKIQARRQSQNGFVYQKDTVWQEEFEANFPFEETEDQRNAINDVKKDMESPQIMDRIVCGDVGYGKTEVAMRAAFKAIDNGKQVVMVAPTTVLAEQHFERFKRRFENYPITIENLSRLTKSKSKDILKNLKNGIIDLVIGTHRLLSDDVQFKNLGLLIIDEEQKFGVKAKEKLKSQREKLDVLTLTATPIPRTLNLAMLGIREISIIDTPPTNRLPIITEILDWDEETIKMAILRELSRDGQVFYIYNDVKNMKEKLKELKEMLPDFVKIEFINGQLPPKEIKDKLLRFENGQFDILIASTIIENGIDVGNANTILIENFTGLGLSQVYQLKGRVGRSNRQGYCYLLKTRNITKQGKQKEESMLKVEGIKSGGFQISMEDLKIRGAGEILGDKQHGTIETFGYDLYIKMLNEEIRKQKGEFVEKIENVEIILDERGFIPETYIQKDERLNIYKRFAMLETDSELTDLLDEIRDRFGKIPEQMKKFILSIKLKLFAEKYKIQRILETRNHFELYFLENAQAEQNELNERIEMKKVVRTIDTVSPKGKNNEKDTADNLVVMKVNKKDFLNIVK, from the coding sequence ATGAACTTTAATTTAAGTTTTTTAAATAAAATAGAAAAATTAAAAAATAAAAAAATGGATATTTTACAATCTGAAAATAATTTTTACCGCGGTGCAATTCCGTGGTTTTTATTATGTTCGGAAAAGAAAAAAATAATTTATATTTCCACATCCAACAGAAATTTGGAAAATTATCATGCAATGCTTGAAAATTATTATGAAATGTCAGAAAAACAACAAGATATTTTAATGAAAAAATCTAAAACTGGTAAAAAAAATATTAAAGAAAGTAAAAAGAAACTGGAAGATGAAAAAATAATTGATATTTTTGAAAATATCTCACAAAACAAGGAAGATATTACAGGAATAAATATAAGACTGCTGGATATTTTAAAAAATCAGGAAAAATTTATTTTATTTGTAAATTTACAGATTACTTTGGATATATTTTTTGAAAAAGTTAAGTTTTTTTCTTTTGAAATTGGGAAAGAATATATTTTTTCAAAAATTGTGGAATTTCTTGTGGAAAATGGATATGAAAATTCATATTTGATTCAGAAAAAGGGGCAGTACAGCAGACGTGGAGATATTCTTGATATTTTCCCACCAGACTTGGAACATCCTGTTAGACTCGAGTTTTTTGGTGATGAACTGGAAAGTATAAGAGTTTTTGATATTGATAGCCAGATTTCTGTGGAAAAGATGGAAGAAATAAAGATTTTTGGAAATTTGCTTTCTGGAAATAATTATGAATTGATTGAGTTTATCGATGAATTGAGGGCGGAAGATGTAACGATTGTTATTGAAAATGAAGAATTGCTGGACTATAAAATGGAAGAGTTTATTTTGCTTGACAGAAGCCGTGAGGAAACTTATCGAAAAAGGTATGAAAATCTGAAGAAAAAAAGCATTTTTGTTCAGACTAAAAATTTCTCACAGGAGCAGATTGAGACTTTTAGGGATAAAAATAGGCTTGAAAAATTGTCAAAAATTGAAGATATTTATATTTTTACGAATAACTATGAGAAGAAAATGGCTGAATTTGGACAAATTCTGACTGAAAAAGAAAACAATCTGGAAATTGAAAAATATGAGCTGTTTGAAGGATTTATCTTTAATGATAATTCAGAAAATCCAGATAATAAAAATAGAAAAAATAATTTTATTGTGCTTACAGACAGGGAGCTTGACGGATATATTTACGAGCGAAAGAAAAAAACGGCAAAAGCTATAAAATATAAAAAGGTTAATCAGATAATCGAAGGCGATTATGTAATTCATGTTCAATATGGTGTTGGAATTTATAAAGGTATTCAGACAATGGAAGAGCAGGATTATTTGAAAATCAAGTATGCTGATGAGGACATTTTGTATATTCCTGTGGAAAAACTGGATAGATTGGAAAAATATGTGTCAAATGATACAGAACCGCAGTTATTTAGGCTGGGAACACGTGGATTTAAACGAAAAAGGAAAAAACTCGAAGAAGATATTCAGAAATTTGCGGCGGAACTTATCAAAATACAGGCACGACGACAAAGCCAGAATGGTTTTGTGTATCAAAAGGATACTGTGTGGCAGGAGGAATTTGAGGCGAATTTTCCATTTGAAGAAACAGAAGATCAGAGAAATGCCATAAATGATGTGAAAAAGGATATGGAAAGTCCTCAAATAATGGACAGAATTGTGTGTGGAGATGTTGGATATGGGAAAACGGAAGTCGCGATGAGAGCGGCATTCAAAGCGATTGACAATGGGAAGCAGGTTGTTATGGTGGCTCCGACTACGGTGCTTGCGGAACAGCATTTTGAACGGTTTAAAAGAAGATTTGAAAATTATCCGATTACGATTGAGAATTTATCACGGCTTACGAAAAGTAAATCCAAGGACATTTTAAAAAATCTAAAAAACGGAATTATTGACTTAGTTATTGGAACTCACAGGCTTCTAAGCGATGACGTGCAGTTTAAGAACCTAGGGCTTTTAATTATTGATGAGGAGCAAAAATTTGGCGTTAAGGCTAAAGAAAAGTTAAAATCTCAAAGGGAAAAACTGGATGTGCTGACATTAACTGCGACTCCGATTCCACGTACATTAAATCTTGCGATGCTTGGAATCAGAGAGATTTCCATAATTGATACACCTCCAACAAACAGGCTTCCCATTATAACAGAAATTCTCGATTGGGATGAAGAAACAATAAAAATGGCGATACTGCGTGAACTGTCACGTGATGGGCAAGTTTTCTATATTTATAACGATGTAAAAAATATGAAGGAAAAATTGAAGGAACTGAAGGAAATGCTTCCAGACTTTGTAAAAATCGAATTTATAAATGGACAGCTTCCGCCAAAGGAAATTAAAGATAAGTTATTGCGTTTTGAAAATGGGCAGTTTGACATTCTGATTGCTTCAACAATTATTGAAAATGGAATTGATGTGGGAAATGCCAATACCATTTTGATTGAAAACTTTACTGGTCTAGGATTATCTCAGGTGTACCAGCTGAAAGGACGTGTAGGGCGTAGCAACAGGCAAGGTTACTGTTATTTATTAAAAACGAGAAATATTACAAAGCAGGGGAAGCAAAAGGAAGAAAGCATGCTAAAAGTGGAAGGGATAAAATCAGGAGGTTTTCAAATTTCGATGGAAGACTTGAAAATACGTGGTGCTGGGGAAATTTTGGGAGATAAGCAGCACGGAACAATTGAAACTTTTGGATATGATTTATATATAAAAATGCTAAATGAGGAAATTCGCAAGCAAAAGGGCGAGTTTGTCGAAAAAATTGAAAATGTGGAAATTATTCTGGATGAAAGAGGATTTATTCCAGAAACATATATTCAAAAAGACGAAAGGCTAAATATCTATAAACGTTTTGCAATGCTGGAAACAGACAGCGAATTAACTGATTTGCTTGATGAAATTAGAGATAGGTTTGGAAAAATTCCAGAGCAGATGAAAAAATTTATTTTAAGCATTAAATTAAAATTATTTGCTGAAAAATATAAAATTCAGAGAATTCTCGAAACAAGAAATCATTTTGAACTGTATTTTTTAGAAAATGCACAAGCAGAGCAAAATGAATTAAATGAAAGAATTGAAATGAAAAAAGTAGTAAGAACTATTGATACAGTAAGTCCGAAAGGGAAAAATAACGAGAAAGATACTGCTGATAATCTTGTTGTAATGAAAGTAAACAAGAAAGATTTTTTAAATATTGTGAAATAG
- a CDS encoding alpha/beta hydrolase-fold protein, with the protein MKRILLFLTIFGMLLSMVSFSAETTTFKMEKIKYPKGIRNVTSVTEVFGTGQQVTHIIVEFNEKVVNSQLTKNTFTVAGRNVENVYSNTRPERTNIVKDGKYVIIELNPKDAGASLRIEGGPGTGFQMKKATSSITQKEDILFTNSKKLEKSIAILENNKTKNLVVENFKQFEYKDPKTGTLVKYNLYIPKNYDKNKKYPLVLFMHDMGVLSEDTKATLLQGNGAISFATPEEQAKHEAFVLAPQYSRQVVNDNGDITSDLDATVNLVKDHLLSKYSIDEKKLYATGQSMGGMMAIVMNFKYPDLFAASYLVACQWNEKEVTPMAKNNLWIMISTGDEKAYPGMNTITSELIKRGATVTRDTWKADYTNEQFLEGTRKVIAQKSNIKYTTLEKGTNPYLSKDANSGSEHSGTWKIAYSISGIKDWIFSQAKQ; encoded by the coding sequence ATGAAAAGAATATTATTATTTTTGACAATATTTGGGATGTTACTATCTATGGTGAGCTTTTCGGCAGAAACTACAACATTTAAAATGGAAAAAATAAAATATCCTAAAGGTATTAGAAATGTAACATCTGTAACAGAAGTATTTGGAACAGGACAACAAGTTACACATATTATTGTGGAATTTAACGAAAAAGTTGTAAATTCTCAATTGACTAAAAATACTTTTACAGTAGCTGGACGAAATGTGGAAAATGTATATTCAAACACACGTCCTGAAAGAACTAATATCGTAAAAGACGGAAAATATGTAATTATTGAATTAAATCCTAAGGATGCAGGAGCTTCTCTTCGTATTGAAGGAGGACCAGGAACTGGGTTTCAAATGAAAAAAGCTACATCGAGTATTACACAAAAGGAAGATATTTTATTTACAAATAGTAAAAAATTGGAAAAAAGCATTGCAATACTTGAAAATAATAAAACAAAAAATTTAGTTGTCGAAAATTTTAAACAATTTGAATATAAAGATCCAAAAACAGGAACATTAGTAAAATATAATTTGTACATTCCAAAAAATTATGACAAAAATAAAAAATATCCACTTGTACTGTTTATGCATGATATGGGTGTTCTAAGTGAAGATACAAAAGCTACTTTATTACAGGGAAATGGTGCTATTTCATTTGCTACTCCTGAGGAACAAGCAAAACACGAGGCATTTGTACTGGCTCCACAATATTCAAGACAAGTTGTAAATGATAATGGCGATATTACAAGCGATTTAGACGCAACTGTAAATCTTGTAAAAGATCACTTGCTTTCAAAATATAGTATTGATGAAAAAAAATTATACGCAACAGGGCAATCAATGGGTGGAATGATGGCAATTGTTATGAACTTTAAATACCCTGATCTATTTGCTGCTTCATATTTAGTAGCTTGCCAATGGAATGAAAAGGAAGTAACTCCTATGGCAAAAAATAATCTTTGGATAATGATTTCAACTGGAGATGAAAAAGCTTATCCAGGTATGAATACTATTACAAGTGAACTTATTAAAAGAGGAGCAACTGTGACAAGAGATACTTGGAAAGCCGACTACACAAATGAACAATTTTTAGAAGGTACAAGAAAAGTTATAGCTCAAAAATCAAATATCAAATATACAACACTTGAAAAAGGAACAAACCCATATTTGTCAAAAGATGCTAATTCTGGATCAGAACATTCAGGAACTTGGAAAATTGCTTACAGTATTTCTGGGATAAAAGACTGGATATTTTCACAAGCAAAGCAATAA
- a CDS encoding YwaF family protein yields the protein MTFSYFSPIHIETFIVSILFCIFLFYIPKFFKNLDINKYSTFLGYFLLIFKLVDSIYRLIYQNEPITNVTPVHLCNFAAIFAGLYLIFKTKFLYNAVYYLTFGPILALILPGIIYYHDNYYVYLFMIMHALIVFTAFFGYRYLNDKPTKKGFFQSVITLLLIFLYAFIYNWIFKEINAMFLKSHIIPQVKFINPIWLYDIVLILTMIFLQFLLYLPVMQRNKR from the coding sequence TTGACTTTTAGTTATTTTAGCCCTATTCATATAGAAACTTTTATTGTGTCTATTTTATTTTGTATATTTTTATTTTACATTCCTAAATTTTTCAAAAATTTGGATATAAATAAGTACTCAACTTTTTTAGGATATTTCTTATTAATATTTAAGTTAGTTGACTCGATTTACAGGTTAATATATCAAAATGAGCCGATAACTAATGTAACACCTGTACATCTTTGTAATTTTGCAGCAATTTTTGCAGGGCTATATTTGATTTTTAAAACAAAATTTTTGTATAATGCCGTATACTATTTAACTTTTGGACCAATATTAGCATTAATTTTACCAGGAATAATATACTATCACGATAATTATTATGTTTATCTTTTTATGATAATGCACGCTCTTATTGTTTTTACAGCTTTTTTTGGTTATAGATATCTAAATGATAAGCCTACAAAAAAAGGATTTTTTCAGTCAGTAATTACACTGCTGCTAATATTCCTTTACGCATTCATTTATAACTGGATATTTAAAGAGATAAATGCAATGTTTTTAAAAAGCCACATTATCCCACAAGTAAAGTTTATAAATCCAATTTGGCTATATGATATTGTTCTTATTCTTACAATGATATTTTTACAATTTTTGCTGTATTTGCCAGTTATGCAAAGAAATAAAAGATAA
- the spoVG gene encoding septation regulator SpoVG — protein MKVTDIRIRIGKQTENNERLRAYADITFDESFVIHGLKIIEGQNGLFVAMPSRRMPNGEFKDIVHPIKPELRAEITQVILEKFEEESAAQPDAE, from the coding sequence ATGAAAGTTACTGATATTCGTATTAGAATTGGAAAACAAACGGAAAACAATGAAAGGTTACGGGCGTATGCTGACATCACATTTGATGAAAGTTTTGTCATTCATGGATTAAAGATAATTGAAGGTCAAAATGGGCTTTTTGTAGCAATGCCTTCAAGAAGAATGCCAAATGGAGAATTTAAGGATATTGTTCATCCTATAAAACCTGAATTAAGAGCCGAAATAACACAAGTTATTTTAGAAAAATTTGAAGAGGAAAGTGCTGCTCAACCTGACGCAGAATAA
- a CDS encoding RNA-binding S4 domain-containing protein: MRLDKFLKVTRIIKRRTVAKELADNGNIAVNGEQKKSSYDVKKGDIFDIKYFNKNIKVKVLDLPPESLKKEFIDEYIQIID, from the coding sequence ATGCGTTTAGATAAATTTTTAAAAGTAACAAGAATTATAAAAAGAAGAACAGTGGCAAAAGAATTGGCAGATAATGGAAACATTGCTGTAAACGGAGAGCAGAAAAAATCTTCTTATGATGTAAAAAAAGGCGATATTTTTGACATAAAGTATTTTAACAAGAATATAAAGGTAAAAGTACTGGATCTACCGCCTGAAAGCCTAAAAAAGGAATTTATTGATGAATATATCCAAATAATTGACTAA
- a CDS encoding phosphate/phosphite/phosphonate ABC transporter substrate-binding protein, translated as MRKNILRSLLLLAILLFAISCGKKNDTIKIVFLPNETNDSLKKSREEFARVVQEATGKKVEIVTTTDYNITVENIISGQSQIAYIGAEAYLNARQRTKDIEAVLTNAGESGTLEDARYYSFIAVREEDANQYRSGDGFDLKKLKGKSMGFVTNSSTSGFKIPANYIVKEFGLKNTDEVLGNKVFSKVMFGNSHPGAQVLLFKGDVDVATFAIPKSFTIYELTAGKDFNSGATYKVKKGAVAPFGDYAGKSFTVIKSIPVYNGPIVFNTKTLAKEDQEKIKKALLAKSTTDNPHIFSDKKSKIRGLFLKENPNVGFVETNTAWYEGMKDIK; from the coding sequence ATGAGAAAAAATATTTTAAGAAGTTTGTTATTGCTGGCAATTTTGTTATTTGCAATTAGTTGTGGTAAAAAGAATGATACAATTAAAATTGTATTTTTACCTAATGAAACTAATGATTCGTTGAAAAAGTCAAGAGAAGAATTTGCACGGGTTGTACAAGAAGCGACTGGGAAAAAGGTTGAAATTGTAACAACTACAGATTACAATATTACGGTTGAAAATATTATTTCTGGTCAGTCACAAATAGCTTATATTGGAGCTGAAGCGTATTTGAATGCTAGACAGAGAACTAAGGATATTGAGGCAGTGCTTACAAATGCAGGAGAAAGTGGAACATTGGAAGATGCACGTTATTACAGCTTTATTGCAGTAAGAGAAGAAGATGCTAATCAATACCGTTCTGGAGATGGATTTGACTTGAAAAAATTAAAAGGTAAATCTATGGGATTTGTTACAAACAGCTCTACATCAGGATTTAAAATACCTGCTAATTACATTGTAAAAGAGTTTGGGCTAAAAAATACAGATGAAGTGCTTGGAAATAAAGTATTTTCAAAAGTTATGTTTGGAAATTCACATCCAGGAGCACAAGTTTTATTATTTAAAGGAGATGTTGACGTTGCAACATTTGCTATTCCAAAATCATTTACAATTTATGAGCTAACTGCTGGAAAAGACTTTAATTCAGGAGCTACATATAAAGTGAAAAAAGGAGCAGTTGCACCATTTGGGGATTATGCTGGAAAAAGCTTTACAGTTATAAAATCAATACCTGTTTACAATGGGCCAATCGTATTTAATACAAAAACTTTAGCAAAAGAAGATCAGGAAAAAATCAAAAAGGCACTTTTAGCTAAATCAACAACTGACAATCCACACATTTTCAGTGATAAGAAAAGTAAAATAAGAGGACTTTTCTTAAAAGAAAACCCAAATGTTGGATTTGTGGAAACAAATACAGCTTGGTATGAAGGAATGAAAGATATAAAATAA